The nucleotide sequence TTGATCCAGACCGGGGGCGGCCCCAACGGGCTGGCCCGGGGGCCGGACGGCGCGTACTACATCGCGAATAACGGCGGCTTCCTGTTCCAGACCATCGCCGGCTACAACCGCACGCGGGCCGGCGTGCATCCCGCCTATACCAGCGGACGCATCGAGCGGTACGACGCGAGCACCGGCGAACTGCGCACGCTGTACGACCGCTGCGGCGATGCGCCGCTGTGCGGCCCCAACGATCTGGTGTTCGACAGCCAGGGCGGCTTTTACTTCACCGACTTCGGCAAGAACCGCAAGCGCGATCGCGACCACGCCGGCCTGTACTACGCGCGGGCCGACGGATCGTCGATCGTGGAGGTCGCCTACCCCTTGACCACGGCCAATGGCGTGGGCCTGTCGCCGGACGAAACGGTGGTCTACGTATCGGAAACCGAAACGGGCCGCGTCTGGGCCTTCGACCTGGACGGCCCCGGCCGGCCGCGCAAGCATCCCTTTCCTTCGCCCCACGGCGGACGATTGATATGCACCTTGCCGGGTTACCAGCGCCTGGACAGCATGGCGATCGACGTGCACGGCAATATCTGCGTGGGGACATTGATCACCGGATGCATCACCGTCATCGCGCCCTCCGGCGAAATCCTGCGTCAAGTCATGCTGCCCGATCCCATGGTCACCAACATCTGCTTCGGCGGCCCGGACCGCAAGACGGCCTACATCACCTTGTCGGGCACCGGCCAGTTGGTGGCCATGCCCTGGCCCGATGCGGGGCTGCGCCTGCCCTACGGCTGAGCGGGCCGGCCGGGCGAACTCGGCGTACCGGCATCGCCATGTTCGCTCAGATGCCGGATCAGCAACTGCACGGGCGCCGGCAGGGACTCCGCGTCGCGCACGCAGATCTTCCAGTGCCGCATGGCCCAGTCCTCGTCCAGCGGGACGGCGACCAGGGGACCGGAAGACACATAGCGCGCCGCGTGGTGTTCCGAGACCAGCGCGATGCCCAACCGGGCCTCTACCATGCTGCGCGCGGGTTCGAAGCCGTTGACGCGGATGCGGAAGCGCAGCGGAAAGTCCAGGTCCGCCGCGGCGCGCAAGACCAGCGAATTCAGGTAACTGCCAGGTTGCGGACCGACCAGGTCATGCTCGGCGACCTGGCGGAACGTCAGCGTGCGCGCCTTCGCCAGTACGTGATCCGACGTCATGATCACGACCAGGCGATCGCTGTGATAGGGATAAACCCGCAGGCCCGGCACCAGCGCATTGCCGCCGAAGATGCCGATATCGGCGGCATTGTCCGCCACGGCGCGCACGACCTCCGGGCTGAGGCTTTCCTGCAGGTCGATACGCAAGGCGGGGTGCAGGGCGAGGAAATCGCGGATATCGTTGGCCAGGTATTGGACGATGGTCGACAGGCTGGCATGCAGCCGTATCTGCCCGCGCAGGCCTTCCGCGTGATCGAACAACTCGCTTTCCATCTGCGCCAGGTCGCGCAGGATGACGCGCGCATGGTTCAGCAGCGAGTGCGCCGCCGGCGTCAGCTCCAGGCCTTTGTTGCTGCGCAGGAACAGCGGCGTCTTGAGCATGTCCTCCATCTGGGAGATGCGCTTGCTTACCGCGGACGGCGCGATGCTCTCGGCATCCGCCGCCCGCGAAATATTCAGGTG is from Bordetella bronchialis and encodes:
- a CDS encoding LysR family transcriptional regulator — translated: MRFDLLSLKLFVAVCEHLNISRAADAESIAPSAVSKRISQMEDMLKTPLFLRSNKGLELTPAAHSLLNHARVILRDLAQMESELFDHAEGLRGQIRLHASLSTIVQYLANDIRDFLALHPALRIDLQESLSPEVVRAVADNAADIGIFGGNALVPGLRVYPYHSDRLVVIMTSDHVLAKARTLTFRQVAEHDLVGPQPGSYLNSLVLRAAADLDFPLRFRIRVNGFEPARSMVEARLGIALVSEHHAARYVSSGPLVAVPLDEDWAMRHWKICVRDAESLPAPVQLLIRHLSEHGDAGTPSSPGRPAQP
- a CDS encoding SMP-30/gluconolactonase/LRE family protein, with translation MKTDKTMADFTVMASGLLFPEGPVACDDGSVVLVEIQRETISRVTPDGGVEVLIQTGGGPNGLARGPDGAYYIANNGGFLFQTIAGYNRTRAGVHPAYTSGRIERYDASTGELRTLYDRCGDAPLCGPNDLVFDSQGGFYFTDFGKNRKRDRDHAGLYYARADGSSIVEVAYPLTTANGVGLSPDETVVYVSETETGRVWAFDLDGPGRPRKHPFPSPHGGRLICTLPGYQRLDSMAIDVHGNICVGTLITGCITVIAPSGEILRQVMLPDPMVTNICFGGPDRKTAYITLSGTGQLVAMPWPDAGLRLPYG